The following proteins come from a genomic window of Candidatus Poribacteria bacterium:
- the rpmE gene encoding 50S ribosomal protein L31, translated as MKAEIHPEMVECVITCVCGATHKTLAIQPTMRVDICGKCHPFYTGQQARFIDTAGRVESFRRRYGLTEDDN; from the coding sequence ATGAAAGCCGAAATACATCCGGAAATGGTAGAATGCGTTATTACGTGTGTTTGTGGGGCAACTCATAAAACACTCGCTATCCAACCCACGATGCGGGTAGATATTTGTGGAAAATGCCACCCATTCTACACCGGGCAACAAGCTCGATTTATTGACACTGCCGGACGCGTTGAAAGTTTCCGCCGACGCTACGGACTCACTGAAGACGATAATTAG